In Collimonas arenae, a single genomic region encodes these proteins:
- the waaA gene encoding lipid IV(A) 3-deoxy-D-manno-octulosonic acid transferase has translation MKAASGFDAGRAWRIRLLYSAVWWLAMPMVLLRLWRRGGKEPGYRQHVAERIGFYPPMAQHLATSKFLWVHAVSVGETRAAEPLIAAMLDAYPDYTILLTHMTATGRATGHSLFGKFPRVVQSFLPYDTGWMVGRFLRHFKPSLCVLMETEVWPNLIAQCGRYKVPVALVNARLSERSLRRGKRFSTLMTEAAGGMSCVGAQTDADAGRLRQLGGRNVQVTGSVKFDVTPPPALLAAGAAIRAQIGSRPVLLCASTREGEEDLILEALFRRGQNPAWSNILTVIVPRHPQRFDEVAQLAAAKGLSSLRRTGLGSDAVPPETRILVGDSMGEMFAYYAVCDVAFIGGSLLPMGGQNLIEAFAVGKPVLIGPHTFNFSAITEQAIAAGAARRVTDVENMLDEALYLLQSREQRQAMGQQASSFARQHRGATARTMALLQPLISSEFSVPCTSP, from the coding sequence ATGAAGGCTGCATCGGGTTTTGATGCAGGGCGGGCCTGGCGCATTCGTTTGCTGTACTCGGCGGTATGGTGGCTGGCGATGCCGATGGTATTGCTGCGCTTGTGGCGGCGCGGCGGCAAGGAGCCAGGTTACCGCCAGCATGTGGCGGAGCGCATCGGGTTTTATCCTCCCATGGCGCAGCATCTGGCGACAAGCAAATTCCTGTGGGTGCATGCCGTTTCCGTTGGCGAAACACGCGCCGCCGAGCCTTTGATAGCCGCTATGCTTGATGCTTATCCGGACTATACCATCCTGTTGACGCACATGACCGCAACAGGCCGCGCGACCGGGCATTCTCTGTTCGGCAAATTTCCCCGCGTGGTGCAATCCTTTCTTCCTTACGATACCGGCTGGATGGTCGGGCGTTTCCTTCGTCACTTCAAGCCAAGTCTGTGCGTATTGATGGAAACGGAAGTATGGCCGAACCTGATCGCGCAGTGCGGTCGTTACAAGGTGCCGGTCGCACTGGTGAATGCGCGACTGTCGGAGCGCTCCCTGCGTCGCGGCAAGCGATTTTCCACGCTGATGACAGAAGCCGCCGGCGGGATGTCCTGCGTCGGCGCGCAGACCGATGCAGATGCAGGCCGCTTACGACAGCTTGGCGGCCGCAATGTGCAGGTGACCGGTAGCGTTAAATTCGATGTCACTCCGCCGCCGGCCTTGTTGGCTGCGGGTGCCGCGATACGAGCGCAGATAGGTAGTCGTCCGGTATTGTTGTGCGCTAGCACCCGCGAGGGCGAAGAAGACTTGATACTCGAAGCTTTGTTCCGGCGCGGCCAGAATCCGGCATGGTCGAATATTTTGACAGTAATCGTACCGCGTCATCCGCAGCGTTTTGACGAAGTTGCCCAGCTGGCGGCAGCGAAGGGATTGTCGTCGTTGCGCCGCACCGGACTTGGCAGCGACGCCGTGCCGCCCGAAACAAGAATACTGGTGGGCGATTCAATGGGCGAAATGTTCGCCTACTACGCTGTTTGCGATGTTGCGTTTATCGGCGGTAGCCTGTTGCCGATGGGAGGGCAAAACCTGATCGAGGCCTTTGCCGTAGGCAAACCGGTATTGATTGGTCCCCATACGTTTAACTTCTCCGCCATCACCGAGCAGGCCATTGCGGCCGGCGCCGCGCGTCGCGTGACCGATGTCGAGAATATGCTAGATGAGGCGCTGTATCTGTTGCAGAGCCGGGAGCAACGGCAAGCGATGGGCCAGCAGGCTAGCAGTTTCGCGCGGCAGCATCGAGGCGCTACCGCGCGAACCATGGCATTGCTGCAGCCTTTAATCTCTTCCGAGTTCTCTGTCCCATGCACATCGCCGTGA